In Amblyraja radiata isolate CabotCenter1 chromosome 38, sAmbRad1.1.pri, whole genome shotgun sequence, a genomic segment contains:
- the LOC116966732 gene encoding ferritin heavy chain B-like, translated as MLSQVRYNFHPDCELSINKLVSLKYYTSYVHLAMSFYFERDDVALENFAKSFREMSAAGRGQADKLIDFQTLRGGRVQLQDIEKPAKGEWRNGLEATQDALELQKNVNKSLLDLHQLATNKEDPQLCNFLESNFLNDNVVSMKTLGDHVTSLKGLNAGRSSGMGEYLFDKHTLE; from the exons ATGTTGTCGCAGGTCAGATACAACTTCCACCCGGACTGCGAATTGTCGATCAACAAGCTGGTCAGCCTCAAGTACTACACATCCTACGTGCACCTAGCCATG TCGTTCTACTTTGAACGGGACGATGTGGCGCTGGAGAACTTCGCAAAGTCGTTCCGCGAGATGTCCGCGGCCGGGCGTGGGCAGGCGGACAAACTCATCGACTTCCAGACGCTGCGGGGGGGTCGAGTccagctgcaggatatcgag AAACCAGCCAAGGGTGAGTGGAGGAATGGGCTGGAGGCCACACAGGATGCCCTGGAATTACAGAAAAACGTCAACAAGTCTCTCCTCGATCTGCACCAGCTGGCAACTAATAAAGAGGATCCACAG ctGTGCAATTTCCTAGAGTCCAATTTCTTGAACGACAACGTGGTATCCATGAAGACGCTGGGAGACCACGTCACGAGCCTGAAGGGACTGAATGCAGGCCGGTCCAGTGGCATGGGCGAGTACCTATTTGACAAGCACACCCTTGAATGA